The nucleotide window TGAAGAGCTGCACCTTTGTCTGCAGGTAGTTCGACCCGTTGGCGTTGCCGTCGTAGGTGACGATCTTCATCTCTACGTCCGGGTGCTGCTTCTGGTACAGCTTCGCGGCGGCCAGTCGGGTCGAGTCCACCCAGACCGTGAACGCGCCGTCCTTCTGCGGCGCTTGGGCGAAGCCGTCTTTCGTGGTCGTGGCGGTTCCGCTGCCGCCACAGGCGGATACGGCGGTCAGGATCCCGGTCGCCACACAGGCGGCCAGCAGCGCCGACCGCCTCCTGGGGAACAGTTTCCCGCGATCGGTGAACGGCTTCCTTGTGGCCATGAGTACTCCACTACGTTGTGGCGCCCTGAGCAGAGCGGCGGGGGTCGCCGGACGAGGGGACGTCGGCTTGCGGAAGAAATTAGGCGCCCTATCCTGATCCAGGTCAAGAGGATGTGCAGGCACAATTTCCCAGAGTTGCGAAGCGTTTTTGGATTGTTTGTGGCGTTATGTCGGATTACTGAGCACCTCGCCAAGGATGGAGAGGTGGATTCCTTGGGCACTTTCCTGAAATAAGTACGACTCATTTATGGGGCGGACGTCTGTAACATGTCGAGTGACTGCGAAGCGGATCAGGTGTGCTTCAGCCACATCAGCAATGGAGGCCGGGGATGAGTGACACAGCGGGGGCGCTGACTGGCGGCACGGAGGGGAACGGCGAGTACCGCCCTGGTTACGAGCGCGTCGCGGAACAGATCCTCGAGTTCATCGCCGAGTCGCGCCTGACCCCTGGTGACCGGCTGCCCACCGAGATCGAATTGGCCGGCCGACTGGGCACCAGCAGGGCCGTGGTCCGCGAAGCGGTGAAGATCCTTTCCGCGCTCGGACGAGTCCGGGCGCACAAAGGGCGAGGCCTCTTCGTCGCGGACGACGAGGGCATGTTGACCGCGAGCCGTTGGGGAGGCTTCTTCCGGCCCACCGATCTCGATCACATCTTCTCGCTGTTCGAGTTCCGCAGGGTCCAGGAGATGGCGGCCAGTAGTCTGGCGGCGACCCGGGCCACGCCCGCGGAACTGCGGGCCATCGAGGTCGCCGTGGAGACGTGCCGCCACGGCTTCGTCCACGGGCAGGTGGAGGTGTTCAACCAGGCGGACGAAGACTTCCACGCTGGGGTCGCGGCGGCCTCGCACAACACCTTCCTCGTCGAGGCCGTACGTGACGCACGCCGGTTGCAGCGACAGTCCAGCGCGATCGGTATCCATGACGTGCTGAGTGAGCATGCCGAGGCCGCGGTCGAGGAGCATGCGGCCATCTACGAGGCC belongs to Streptomyces graminofaciens and includes:
- a CDS encoding FadR/GntR family transcriptional regulator — protein: MSDTAGALTGGTEGNGEYRPGYERVAEQILEFIAESRLTPGDRLPTEIELAGRLGTSRAVVREAVKILSALGRVRAHKGRGLFVADDEGMLTASRWGGFFRPTDLDHIFSLFEFRRVQEMAASSLAATRATPAELRAIEVAVETCRHGFVHGQVEVFNQADEDFHAGVAAASHNTFLVEAVRDARRLQRQSSAIGIHDVLSEHAEAAVEEHAAIYEAIRDGRPEAAAQATAVHLDKTLEDYRRAIQRRLFG